The Chryseolinea soli genome contains a region encoding:
- a CDS encoding sugar porter family MFS transporter → METLHATQTLPANTSGFVFKVSVVAALGGLLFGYDTAVIAGAIGFLEIKFGLTPVMVGWAASSAIWGCVLGAMMAGYLSDRFGRKKVLIITAVLFFVSSLGAAIPQSFTQFVLARFVGGLGIGAASMLSPLYISEIAPAKIRGQLVSLYQLAIVLGINLIYFVNFKIAAQGDSAWNVEWGWRYMLGSGTLPAFLFFVLLFLVPESPRWLIKRRRYDEALQTLEKVNGKEKAREIADEIQSALSQENGTVAELFSPGLRMALVAGIVLALFSQITGINAIIYYAPEIFKSIGFGPESAFLQTVLIGVINTVFTFVAIWLIDRAGRKTLLMWGVGGMIVCLLGIALCFQYNITQGPWLLLFILAYIACFASSLGPIPWVLISEIYPTKTRGLAMSFCTLVLWIGVVFITQFTPVLLKGEMGGAGTFGIFLINAVILLIFVWRKIPETKQRTLEEIEQSWKQ, encoded by the coding sequence ATGGAGACGCTACACGCAACCCAGACACTACCCGCAAACACTTCCGGATTCGTTTTCAAAGTTTCCGTCGTGGCTGCATTGGGTGGATTGCTTTTCGGATACGACACCGCCGTGATCGCCGGGGCCATCGGCTTCCTGGAAATAAAATTCGGCCTGACACCAGTCATGGTGGGATGGGCCGCCAGCAGCGCCATATGGGGTTGCGTTCTCGGCGCCATGATGGCAGGCTATCTGAGCGACCGCTTTGGACGGAAAAAAGTATTGATCATTACGGCAGTCCTGTTTTTTGTTTCGTCACTGGGCGCGGCGATTCCACAAAGCTTCACCCAGTTTGTACTGGCCCGGTTTGTAGGAGGGCTGGGTATCGGTGCGGCATCGATGCTTTCGCCCTTGTACATTTCGGAGATTGCCCCTGCAAAAATTCGCGGACAGTTGGTGAGCCTCTATCAACTCGCGATTGTGTTGGGGATAAACCTGATCTACTTTGTCAACTTCAAGATCGCGGCACAAGGTGACTCGGCGTGGAATGTAGAATGGGGTTGGCGCTATATGCTGGGTTCGGGTACCCTGCCGGCCTTTTTGTTCTTCGTCCTGTTGTTCCTGGTTCCCGAAAGTCCGCGCTGGCTCATCAAACGGAGACGCTATGACGAAGCCTTGCAAACCCTCGAGAAGGTGAACGGGAAAGAGAAGGCGCGCGAAATCGCTGATGAGATCCAGTCTGCACTTTCACAAGAGAACGGGACCGTCGCTGAATTGTTCAGCCCCGGTTTGCGCATGGCCCTCGTCGCCGGGATTGTTCTCGCTTTGTTTTCGCAGATCACCGGCATCAACGCAATCATCTATTATGCGCCCGAGATATTCAAGAGCATCGGTTTCGGACCGGAGTCGGCGTTTCTTCAGACGGTTTTGATCGGTGTGATCAATACCGTGTTCACCTTCGTGGCGATCTGGCTCATCGACCGTGCGGGAAGGAAAACGCTTCTGATGTGGGGAGTAGGGGGTATGATCGTTTGTCTGTTGGGCATCGCGTTGTGTTTTCAATACAACATCACCCAAGGGCCGTGGCTCCTGCTTTTTATATTGGCATACATCGCGTGCTTTGCGTCATCGCTGGGCCCGATTCCATGGGTGCTCATCTCGGAGATCTATCCCACAAAAACCCGGGGCCTGGCCATGTCGTTTTGCACGCTGGTACTTTGGATTGGGGTGGTCTTTATCACCCAGTTCACGCCGGTGTTGTTGAAGGGGGAGATGGGGGGCGCCGGCACGTTTGGGATCTTCCTGATCAATGCCGTGATCCTGCTCATTTTTGTCTGGCGCAAAATTCCGGAAACAAAACAGCGCACCCTCGAAGAGATCGAGCAAAGCTGGAAGCAATAA
- a CDS encoding class I mannose-6-phosphate isomerase: MKSNFDKCPSIEVSSESRDCITGWESICKRLQEFIATRGKTRVVVAIDCYHGVLHQETEAALRKGLQPHPFFNSASAFLSEMEVSRMVYPDVTDDRIFGFMTRLTLEKFFDEKKLQALRKDIDAITSGVIIVYGEGAAYVAQNADVLVYLDMARWEIQLRMRRNEVGNLGVSNTDAEFSLKYKQAYFVDWRVLDKHKVALMDRWDFVIDSNKPDHPKMITGAAVLKGLEKATHTPFRVVPFFDPGPWGGQWLKEVADLDRSAVNFAWGFDCVPEENSLLLKFGNETVEVPSINLVFRQPEALLGKRVYEKFGAEFPIRFDFLDTMDGGNLSLQVHPTTQYIREHFGMDYTQDESYYMLDTREGAFVYLGLNENADPKQMISELKEAQNEGSTFDAEKYVQRWPIKKHDHVLIPAGTVHCSGKDSVVLEISATPYIFTFKLWDWGRLGLDGKPRPINIEHGEKVIQWDRRETWTRKNLLNRVEKVAAGDGWVEERTGLHEFQFIETRRHWFTKKVLHHTHGGVNVINLVEGREVIIESPKGLFRPYVIHYAETFIVPAAVGEYTITPHGESAGKECATLKAFVRTEEIINGYHSLV, from the coding sequence ATGAAGTCAAATTTTGATAAATGCCCATCCATTGAAGTCAGTTCGGAAAGCCGTGATTGCATCACCGGTTGGGAAAGCATCTGTAAACGTCTCCAGGAATTTATCGCCACCCGTGGAAAGACCCGCGTCGTGGTGGCCATTGATTGTTATCATGGCGTGTTGCATCAGGAAACGGAAGCCGCGCTGAGAAAAGGTTTACAGCCTCATCCATTCTTCAACAGCGCATCCGCATTCCTCTCGGAAATGGAAGTCTCCCGCATGGTCTATCCTGACGTCACCGACGACCGGATCTTCGGTTTCATGACCCGCCTGACGCTGGAGAAATTCTTTGACGAGAAGAAACTACAAGCCCTGCGAAAAGATATCGACGCAATCACCAGTGGGGTGATCATCGTCTATGGCGAAGGCGCTGCCTATGTGGCTCAAAATGCTGATGTGCTCGTGTACCTCGACATGGCACGCTGGGAGATCCAGTTGCGTATGCGGCGCAACGAGGTAGGTAACCTGGGCGTGAGCAATACCGACGCCGAGTTTTCTTTAAAGTATAAGCAAGCCTATTTCGTGGATTGGCGCGTGCTCGACAAACACAAGGTAGCGCTGATGGATCGTTGGGACTTTGTGATCGATAGCAACAAACCGGACCATCCCAAGATGATCACCGGTGCAGCCGTGTTGAAGGGGCTTGAGAAAGCGACCCATACACCGTTTCGGGTGGTCCCGTTTTTTGACCCCGGGCCCTGGGGTGGTCAGTGGTTGAAGGAAGTGGCTGACCTTGACCGGTCGGCCGTGAACTTTGCCTGGGGATTCGATTGCGTTCCCGAAGAGAACAGCTTGCTCTTAAAATTTGGGAATGAGACCGTGGAGGTCCCTTCCATCAACCTGGTCTTTCGTCAACCGGAAGCGTTGCTGGGAAAACGCGTCTATGAAAAGTTTGGTGCGGAATTTCCGATCCGCTTCGACTTCCTCGACACGATGGACGGCGGCAATCTCAGCCTGCAAGTGCACCCCACCACGCAATACATCCGGGAACATTTTGGAATGGACTACACCCAGGACGAGAGCTACTACATGCTCGACACCCGCGAAGGCGCGTTCGTTTACCTCGGGCTGAACGAGAATGCCGATCCGAAGCAAATGATCAGCGAGCTCAAGGAGGCACAAAATGAAGGCAGCACCTTTGACGCAGAAAAATATGTCCAGAGGTGGCCCATCAAAAAGCATGACCACGTGCTGATTCCCGCGGGCACGGTGCATTGTTCGGGTAAGGATAGCGTTGTGCTGGAGATCAGCGCCACGCCCTATATTTTCACGTTCAAACTTTGGGATTGGGGCAGACTTGGGCTGGACGGCAAGCCGCGACCCATCAACATCGAGCATGGCGAAAAAGTGATCCAATGGGATCGCCGGGAAACCTGGACGCGCAAAAACCTGTTGAACCGCGTGGAGAAAGTTGCCGCCGGCGACGGATGGGTTGAAGAACGCACCGGCCTGCATGAGTTTCAGTTTATTGAAACGCGCCGGCATTGGTTTACAAAAAAAGTGCTTCACCATACCCACGGTGGTGTCAACGTCATCAACCTCGTGGAGGGCAGAGAAGTTATCATAGAAAGTCCAAAGGGTCTTTTCAGACCCTATGTGATCCACTATGCCGAGACGTTCATTGTGCCGGCAGCCGTAGGCGAATACACCATCACCCCTCATGGTGAATCCGCAGGGAAGGAATGTGCCACGCTAAAAGCATTCGTGCGCACGGAAGAGATTATCAACGGCTATCATAGTTTGGTGTGA
- a CDS encoding ROK family protein gives MEVGIGIDMGGTRIKIGLVHEGVLVVARKIPAAAHVTLEQRLAEIAVETDRMLAENNCTPTGVGIAFPGIVDSDNNKILSKYVKYPDARRVDLSGWAMKQWGIPLALENDARAALVGEWQYGAGKNCDNLVLITLGTGVGSAALIHGKLLKGKHYHAGNLGGHIAINLHGEECNCGSVGCVESEASTWALEKQVTRSPLYKTSALALEKEINFNTVFKSAADGDTLAIQIQENCLKAWATGILNLILSYDPERVVIGGGIMTGKNLLIPYVRRMIERDSWINDNPIELVVAEQVEYAGILGMYYLLSLLQKDYKPVL, from the coding sequence ATGGAGGTTGGAATCGGGATCGACATGGGCGGCACGCGCATAAAGATCGGCCTGGTACACGAGGGTGTGTTGGTGGTGGCAAGAAAAATTCCGGCCGCGGCACACGTCACCCTGGAGCAGCGCCTGGCCGAGATCGCCGTGGAGACGGACCGGATGCTGGCTGAAAACAACTGTACACCTACGGGTGTGGGCATTGCGTTTCCCGGCATCGTCGATTCAGACAACAATAAAATATTGTCAAAGTATGTCAAGTACCCCGACGCCAGAAGAGTCGATCTCTCGGGATGGGCGATGAAACAGTGGGGCATTCCGTTGGCGCTGGAGAACGACGCGCGGGCAGCCCTGGTGGGGGAGTGGCAATATGGCGCCGGGAAAAATTGTGACAATCTGGTGTTGATCACGCTGGGCACGGGCGTGGGATCGGCCGCGCTGATCCACGGAAAATTGTTAAAAGGCAAACACTATCATGCCGGCAATTTGGGCGGTCACATCGCGATCAATTTGCACGGCGAGGAATGCAATTGCGGAAGCGTGGGTTGCGTGGAGTCGGAAGCGTCCACATGGGCCCTCGAAAAACAGGTGACCCGGTCGCCACTCTATAAGACCAGCGCCCTTGCTTTGGAAAAAGAGATCAATTTCAATACCGTCTTTAAAAGCGCGGCGGATGGCGACACACTGGCCATCCAAATCCAGGAGAATTGTTTGAAGGCCTGGGCGACGGGCATACTCAACCTCATCCTTTCCTATGATCCCGAGCGCGTAGTGATCGGGGGCGGCATCATGACGGGAAAGAATCTGCTCATCCCGTATGTGCGCCGCATGATTGAAAGAGACTCGTGGATAAACGACAATCCCATCGAGCTGGTCGTGGCCGAACAAGTGGAGTACGCAGGAATTTTAGGCATGTATTATTTATTATCCCTTTTGCAGAAGGATTACAAACCGGTATTATGA